A stretch of Lysinibacillus agricola DNA encodes these proteins:
- a CDS encoding adenylosuccinate synthase, producing the protein MTSVVVVGTQWGDEGKGKITDFLSQKADAIARFAGGDNAGHTIKFDGETYKLHLIPSGIFYKEKTSVIGNGLVVNPKSLVTELRGLQERGINTDNLRISNRAHVILPYHIKQDIADEESRGDNKIGTTCKGIGPCYQDKVARIGIRMADLLDKDVFEEKLRQNLAIKNKLFEKFYEVEGVTFEGIFEEYYNYGQEIAKYVTDTSKILNDVLDEGGKVLFEGAQGILLDVDQGTYPFVTSSNPVAGGVAIGAGVGPSRVTSVIGVSKAYTSRVGDGPFPTELFDEVGQQIREVGREYGTTTGRPRRVGWFDTVVVRHSRRVSGITHLALNSIDVLSGLDTVKICTAYKYQDETITEYPANLHVIEQCEPIYEELPGWSEDVTGCKTLDELPENARRYVERVSELTGIEIATFSVGPAREQTNVLVDVWEAK; encoded by the coding sequence ATGACATCAGTTGTAGTTGTAGGAACACAGTGGGGAGACGAAGGAAAAGGTAAAATTACTGATTTCCTTTCACAAAAAGCCGATGCAATCGCTCGTTTTGCAGGTGGCGATAATGCAGGACATACTATTAAATTTGATGGTGAAACTTATAAGCTACATTTAATTCCATCAGGTATTTTTTATAAAGAAAAAACTTCAGTAATCGGAAATGGTCTGGTTGTTAATCCAAAGTCATTAGTAACTGAGCTTAGAGGTTTACAAGAGCGTGGTATTAATACAGACAATTTACGAATTTCTAACCGTGCGCATGTTATTTTACCATATCATATAAAACAAGATATCGCTGATGAGGAAAGTCGTGGCGATAATAAAATCGGTACGACTTGTAAAGGGATTGGACCATGTTATCAGGATAAAGTAGCACGTATCGGTATCCGTATGGCTGATTTACTAGACAAGGATGTATTTGAAGAAAAACTACGTCAAAATTTAGCAATTAAGAATAAATTATTTGAGAAATTTTACGAAGTTGAAGGCGTAACATTCGAAGGAATTTTCGAGGAATATTACAACTATGGACAAGAAATCGCAAAATATGTAACAGACACGTCGAAAATCTTAAATGATGTACTTGATGAAGGCGGCAAAGTGTTATTTGAAGGAGCACAAGGTATCTTACTTGATGTCGATCAAGGTACGTATCCATTTGTAACATCTTCAAATCCTGTTGCTGGCGGAGTAGCGATTGGTGCTGGTGTTGGCCCATCACGAGTTACAAGTGTTATTGGTGTATCAAAAGCCTATACATCACGTGTTGGCGATGGACCATTCCCAACTGAATTATTTGATGAGGTAGGTCAACAAATTCGTGAGGTTGGTCGTGAATACGGTACAACAACTGGCCGTCCACGTCGTGTAGGCTGGTTTGATACAGTAGTAGTACGTCATTCACGCCGAGTAAGTGGTATTACGCACCTAGCGCTTAACTCAATTGATGTTTTATCTGGCTTAGACACAGTGAAAATTTGTACAGCGTATAAATATCAAGATGAAACTATCACCGAGTATCCAGCAAATCTTCATGTTATTGAACAATGTGAACCAATTTATGAAGAGCTTCCAGGCTGGTCAGAAGATGTTACAGGTTGCAAAACATTAGACGAGCTACCTGAGAATGCACGTCGCTATGTAGAACGTGTGAGTGAATTAACAGGTATTGAAATTGCTACTTTCTCTGTTGGTCCTGCACGTGAACAAACGAACGTTTTAGTAGACGTTTGGGAAGCAAAATAA
- the dnaB gene encoding replicative DNA helicase: protein MNEPMMDRVPPHNREAEQSVIGAIFLDPQSLITASEILLADDFYHNAHKQIFETMLRLSDQGKAIDVVTVTEELSAKKEIEDVGGLSYLLELANAVPTAANVAHYAKIVEEKALLRRLIRVATKIVEDGYTREDEVEALLGEAEKKMMEVANRKNAGDFKHVKDVLVETFDNIEKLQSQKGDVTGIPTGFRDLDHITAGFQRNDLIIVAARPSVGKTAFALNVAQSVAVQARENVAIFSLEMGAEQLVMRMLCAEGNIDAQVLRTGALTTEDWGKLTMAMGSLSNSGIFIDDTPGVRINEIRAKCRRLAQEHGLGMILIDYLQLIQGSGKAGENRQQEVSEISRSLKHLARELKVPVIALSQLSRGVEQRQDKRPMMSDLRESGSIEQDADIVAFLYRDDYYDKESESKNMIEIIIAKQRNGPTGTVTLAFKKEFNKFINVDWSQMPPPPSRE from the coding sequence ATGAACGAACCGATGATGGATCGCGTTCCACCGCATAACCGGGAAGCGGAGCAATCGGTTATCGGTGCGATTTTCCTCGATCCTCAATCGTTAATCACTGCATCTGAAATTTTACTAGCAGATGATTTTTATCATAATGCACATAAGCAAATTTTCGAAACGATGCTACGTTTAAGTGATCAAGGAAAAGCGATAGATGTTGTCACAGTTACTGAAGAATTATCAGCTAAAAAAGAAATTGAGGATGTTGGCGGGCTATCGTATTTACTAGAGCTCGCCAATGCTGTCCCTACGGCTGCTAACGTCGCACACTATGCGAAAATTGTCGAAGAAAAGGCTCTATTACGTCGCTTAATTCGTGTAGCTACTAAAATAGTAGAAGATGGCTATACTCGTGAGGATGAGGTAGAGGCATTACTAGGCGAAGCAGAGAAGAAAATGATGGAGGTAGCCAATCGTAAAAATGCGGGTGACTTTAAGCATGTCAAAGACGTATTGGTGGAAACCTTTGATAACATTGAGAAGCTTCAATCACAAAAAGGTGATGTTACAGGTATTCCGACAGGCTTCCGTGACTTAGACCATATAACAGCTGGCTTCCAGCGTAACGATTTAATTATTGTTGCGGCACGTCCATCTGTAGGGAAAACAGCCTTTGCATTGAATGTCGCACAAAGTGTTGCCGTTCAAGCGCGGGAAAATGTTGCGATCTTCTCCTTAGAGATGGGTGCTGAGCAGCTAGTTATGCGTATGCTTTGTGCAGAGGGAAATATAGATGCACAAGTTTTACGTACAGGTGCTTTAACAACAGAAGATTGGGGTAAACTAACTATGGCAATGGGGAGTTTATCAAATTCAGGAATTTTTATTGACGATACACCGGGTGTACGTATCAATGAAATTCGCGCAAAATGTCGACGTTTAGCACAAGAGCATGGCCTCGGTATGATTTTGATTGACTATTTACAACTTATTCAAGGTAGTGGTAAAGCAGGGGAGAACCGTCAGCAAGAGGTATCTGAGATTTCACGTTCTTTAAAACATTTAGCGCGTGAATTAAAGGTTCCAGTCATTGCATTATCACAGCTATCTCGTGGCGTTGAGCAACGTCAAGATAAGCGACCAATGATGAGTGACTTACGTGAATCGGGAAGTATTGAGCAAGATGCTGATATTGTTGCCTTCTTATATCGTGATGATTATTACGATAAGGAGTCCGAGAGTAAAAATATGATTGAAATTATTATTGCTAAACAGCGTAACGGTCCAACGGGTACAGTTACTCTTGCCTTTAAAAAAGAATTCAATAAATTCATTAATGTGGATTGGTCGCAAATGCCGCCACCACCTTCACGTGAATAA
- the rplI gene encoding 50S ribosomal protein L9, which yields MKVVFLKDVKGKGKKGEVKNVADGYAQNFLIKNGYAAEANAQALSQLEGQKNLEAKNAAAELAEAEALKEKLEALTVELKAKSGEGGRLFGSVSTKQIADALQKTHGIKIDKRKMTLSDGIRALGFTNVPVKLHHEVSATLKVHVTEE from the coding sequence ATGAAAGTAGTATTTTTAAAAGATGTTAAAGGAAAAGGGAAAAAAGGAGAAGTTAAAAATGTAGCAGACGGCTATGCACAAAACTTCTTAATTAAAAATGGCTATGCTGCTGAAGCAAATGCACAAGCATTAAGTCAATTAGAAGGTCAAAAGAATTTAGAAGCTAAAAATGCTGCTGCAGAATTAGCAGAAGCGGAAGCATTAAAAGAAAAATTAGAAGCTTTAACGGTAGAATTAAAAGCAAAATCAGGTGAAGGTGGTCGCCTATTTGGTTCAGTATCTACAAAGCAAATTGCCGATGCGCTTCAAAAAACGCATGGCATAAAAATTGATAAACGTAAAATGACTTTAAGTGATGGAATTCGTGCGCTAGGCTTTACAAATGTACCTGTAAAACTACACCATGAAGTATCTGCTACTTTAAAAGTTCATGTAACGGAAGAATAA
- a CDS encoding DHH family phosphoesterase — protein sequence MGTFRKRPIRYPLFVLSIFGIVTFGLLCIWNIGIGIGYGVGFVLLMVYTWKVEQITFEETEKHIESISFRMKKVGEEALLEMPIGILLVNEQYEIEWSNPYMQSVLNMENLVGEGIVNISDDIYVLMKTEETNEDTITLRDRKYRVYYKKEENLLYFFDITEQIAIEKQYYADRTVIAILFVDNYDEITQAMDDQPRSLTNTMVTSIVNDWAAEQGIFVKRISSDRFLAVLNESILMELEKKKFAILDTIREKTAQKNMSLTLSIGVGAGSSSLVELGELAQSSLDLVLGRGGDQVAIKQPTGKLKFYGGKTNPVEKRTRVRARVISHALRDLIQDSDQVFVMGHKNPDMDSIGASVGVRKMAQMNDVKGYVIINFDELNGSVTRLMNEIENKSDFYENFITPEEAATRMTEKSLLVIVDTHKPNLVIDSHLLKLAEKVVVIDHHRRSEDFIGNPTLVYMEPYASSTAELVTELLEYQPKRAKINMLEATALLAGIIVDTKSFTLRTGARTFEAASYLRTNGADTVLVQRLLKEDVATYIERSKIVQTVKFVKPGIAIAAGEESKVYDSVLIAQTADILLTMKDVGASFVIAHRSDGKIGISARSLGEVNVQLVMEKLGGGGHLTNAACQIEANSIAGVKKYLEEAINEVLEGSSES from the coding sequence ATGGGGACTTTTAGAAAACGACCAATCCGCTATCCGCTTTTTGTTCTTTCCATTTTTGGCATTGTGACGTTCGGGCTCCTATGTATTTGGAATATCGGGATAGGTATTGGTTATGGAGTAGGTTTTGTTCTATTAATGGTCTATACGTGGAAAGTAGAACAGATTACTTTTGAAGAAACAGAAAAGCACATTGAATCCATCTCCTTCCGCATGAAAAAAGTAGGGGAAGAGGCATTGCTGGAAATGCCAATTGGGATTTTACTTGTAAATGAACAATATGAAATAGAATGGTCGAATCCATATATGCAAAGTGTTTTAAATATGGAAAATTTAGTAGGTGAAGGAATCGTTAATATATCTGATGACATCTACGTTCTAATGAAGACCGAAGAGACAAACGAAGATACGATTACGCTCCGTGATCGTAAATATCGAGTTTATTATAAAAAAGAAGAGAATTTGCTATATTTCTTTGATATCACTGAGCAAATCGCTATTGAAAAACAATACTATGCAGATCGTACAGTCATTGCGATTTTATTTGTTGATAACTATGACGAAATTACGCAAGCGATGGATGATCAGCCACGTAGTTTAACGAATACGATGGTGACATCAATTGTTAATGATTGGGCGGCTGAGCAAGGGATATTTGTGAAACGAATATCATCCGATCGTTTTTTAGCTGTCTTAAACGAATCCATTTTAATGGAACTTGAAAAGAAAAAATTTGCTATCTTAGATACAATTCGAGAAAAAACAGCACAAAAAAATATGTCATTAACATTAAGTATTGGTGTTGGTGCAGGTTCATCTTCATTAGTGGAACTTGGTGAACTAGCACAATCAAGTCTTGATCTCGTTTTAGGTCGTGGTGGTGATCAGGTTGCTATCAAGCAGCCTACAGGAAAACTAAAATTCTATGGTGGGAAAACGAATCCTGTTGAGAAACGTACGCGCGTTAGAGCACGTGTTATTTCCCATGCATTACGTGATTTAATTCAGGATAGTGACCAAGTGTTTGTTATGGGACATAAAAACCCTGATATGGACTCTATCGGTGCCTCTGTTGGTGTACGTAAAATGGCACAAATGAATGATGTAAAGGGCTATGTCATCATAAATTTCGACGAATTAAACGGCAGTGTAACACGTTTAATGAATGAAATTGAGAATAAATCGGATTTCTATGAAAATTTCATAACACCAGAGGAAGCTGCGACAAGAATGACAGAAAAGTCATTGCTCGTTATTGTCGATACACATAAACCGAATTTAGTCATCGATTCACACCTATTGAAGCTAGCTGAAAAAGTGGTAGTAATTGATCACCATCGTAGAAGTGAGGATTTTATAGGAAATCCAACGCTTGTTTATATGGAGCCATATGCCTCGTCCACAGCTGAACTTGTGACGGAGTTACTCGAGTATCAACCAAAACGTGCGAAGATTAATATGCTAGAGGCTACTGCATTACTGGCGGGAATTATTGTAGATACGAAGAGTTTTACACTGCGTACAGGAGCCCGTACATTTGAAGCAGCTTCTTATTTACGGACGAATGGTGCCGATACAGTGTTAGTACAGCGATTACTAAAAGAAGATGTAGCTACGTATATCGAGCGTTCTAAAATAGTGCAAACTGTTAAGTTCGTGAAGCCGGGGATTGCTATTGCTGCAGGTGAGGAATCGAAAGTGTATGATTCTGTACTAATTGCGCAAACAGCAGACATTTTACTAACAATGAAGGATGTTGGTGCTTCCTTTGTCATTGCGCATCGTTCAGATGGCAAAATCGGCATAAGTGCAAGATCACTTGGCGAGGTCAACGTACAGCTTGTTATGGAAAAGCTAGGCGGCGGCGGACATTTAACTAATGCAGCTTGCCAAATCGAAGCAAATTCCATTGCTGGAGTAAAAAAATATCTAGAAGAGGCCATAAATGAGGTACTCGAAGGGAGTTCGGAATCATGA
- a CDS encoding YybS family protein, producing the protein MPNNQTKALVQGSMMVAIFTILMLISAYVPLISIVSLLFAPLPIAWYSANYKRSASIFVAVVGCILTTLMSGIIMLPFALILALLGVVIGSAINLKKSKLYLFMSSGVAVLLSMAIVYVAYVQFAGINIISMSMELFRESYEQSNELAKTMTGQEAFQPELIDALLKTIELTIPATVTISAFMTAFIIITLNLPVLKRLGLDVPKFAPFQQMRLPRSILWYYMIVLSINLFMRPESGSTLDIIVLNVSYVLWMLLILQGISFIHYFISKKGMPNAVKWIATLLALPLSSFMILLGIVDLGFDVRSLVKGKTKE; encoded by the coding sequence ATGCCGAATAATCAAACAAAGGCGCTTGTACAAGGCTCAATGATGGTTGCAATCTTTACAATTCTAATGCTTATTTCTGCATACGTACCACTCATTTCTATCGTAAGTCTACTATTTGCTCCACTACCGATTGCTTGGTATAGCGCAAATTACAAGCGTTCCGCATCAATATTTGTAGCAGTAGTAGGATGTATCTTAACCACTTTAATGAGTGGCATAATTATGTTACCATTTGCCTTGATTTTGGCATTACTTGGTGTCGTTATAGGAAGTGCAATTAATCTAAAGAAAAGCAAACTTTACCTATTCATGTCATCAGGGGTTGCTGTTCTTCTGTCAATGGCAATTGTCTATGTAGCCTATGTTCAATTTGCTGGTATCAATATCATTAGCATGAGCATGGAGCTGTTCCGCGAAAGTTATGAGCAATCAAATGAACTTGCAAAAACTATGACAGGTCAAGAAGCATTTCAGCCAGAGCTAATTGATGCCCTGCTAAAAACAATTGAGCTGACAATACCTGCAACGGTAACGATCTCTGCATTTATGACAGCATTTATAATCATAACGTTAAATTTACCTGTATTAAAACGTCTTGGTTTAGACGTACCGAAATTTGCACCGTTCCAACAAATGCGTCTACCACGATCTATTTTATGGTATTACATGATTGTTTTATCCATTAACTTATTTATGCGTCCAGAATCTGGATCTACATTAGATATTATTGTTTTAAATGTTTCTTATGTTTTATGGATGTTATTAATCCTGCAGGGGATTTCCTTTATCCATTACTTTATTTCTAAAAAAGGAATGCCAAATGCCGTAAAATGGATAGCTACTTTGTTAGCCTTACCACTATCATCCTTTATGATATTGCTGGGCATCGTAGATTTAGGTTTCGACGTACGTTCACTTGTGAAGGGGAAAACTAAAGAATAA